A single region of the Fibrobacter sp. UWH6 genome encodes:
- a CDS encoding TolB family protein produces MSPGDTWNRNGDKSILQVFDIETSRITSLKRFDFVIEAPNWSADGTYLTYNSNGRIYKMDLIRDSDGNLAAGKIEEVPSHYVNNCNNDHVLDPDGSGLYVSHHTKEDGLSRIYKIFFDGRMPQLVTPLAPSYLHGISPDGKHLAYCAERNGEYDIYTIPAEGGNETQLTTARGLNDGPEYDCKGEYIYFNSVRTGRMQAWRMKVDGSEQEQLTFDEHRNTWFPHISPDLQKIVMVAYHETDVRPGEHVPNKMVELRLMSANKSENGTLDIPKTILKLFGGQGTINVNSWAPDSKHFAFVVYEKGR; encoded by the coding sequence ATTTCGCCGGGCGACACCTGGAACCGCAATGGCGACAAGTCCATACTGCAGGTATTCGACATTGAAACCAGCCGCATCACCTCGCTGAAAAGATTCGACTTTGTCATCGAGGCCCCCAACTGGAGTGCCGACGGAACTTACCTGACTTACAACAGCAACGGACGAATCTACAAGATGGACTTGATCCGCGATAGCGACGGCAACCTCGCCGCCGGCAAAATCGAAGAAGTTCCCAGCCACTACGTAAACAACTGCAACAACGATCATGTGCTGGATCCCGATGGTAGCGGCCTCTATGTCAGCCACCACACCAAGGAAGACGGACTTTCCCGTATCTACAAGATTTTCTTTGACGGACGTATGCCGCAGTTGGTGACTCCCCTGGCCCCCAGCTACCTCCACGGCATCTCCCCCGACGGAAAGCACCTGGCCTACTGTGCCGAACGAAACGGCGAATACGACATTTACACCATTCCTGCCGAAGGCGGAAACGAAACCCAGCTCACAACCGCCCGAGGCCTTAACGACGGTCCCGAATACGATTGCAAGGGCGAATACATCTACTTCAATTCCGTGCGCACTGGCCGCATGCAAGCCTGGCGTATGAAGGTGGATGGCTCGGAACAGGAACAGCTAACTTTCGATGAACATCGGAATACATGGTTCCCCCACATCTCGCCAGATCTGCAGAAGATCGTCATGGTGGCCTACCACGAGACTGATGTTCGCCCCGGCGAACACGTGCCTAACAAGATGGTGGAACTGCGACTGATGAGCGCCAACAAATCCGAGAACGGAACCCTAGACATTCCCAAGACTATCCTGAAACTCTTTGGCGGGCAAGGGACCATCAACGTGAATTCCTGGGCTCCCGACAGCAAGCACTTCGCTTTCGTCGTTTACGAAAAAGGCCGCTAA